From a region of the Mesomycoplasma ovipneumoniae ATCC 29419 genome:
- a CDS encoding PolC-type DNA polymerase III encodes MNVRFKKFCEWVNWQIPPDWDDVWIIQKENSNQDNTSNEFSAIFKKTTLPKFFDLYSFIKLISTINKKSSISSCKINFDYEIEQNYFHEHELLEYLNGLMEKISKSKNFFTDKEIVIAGPAKFKIFFSDPESFNSFKEHENKLLKIIKKIGLIHLDLIFILENRQLPPQKELNIPIESVLDTSPPQTSIRKKKTSKKHSNFELINLKFIRSHKNPNVEFHGEIYKISTIKSKNGGQILKIYVNDYEYTEAVVVDKFLRANQNVDLKVGDLVKIRAEIKDTTSRYKSNIDLTLCDITKIETSDFFPDQNIDTANEKRVEIAARTWKSTMDGIASASAYVRHALKNGYSAVGIADLDSVQAFPEFYAAIKSTNIKPIYGSTFSTYPSKIEKVLNFNGKNQQLNSARFVIFDLETTGLSSYYNEIIEFGVLVFQDGIEIEKHQFFIKPSQKIPHLITKITGITQEMIDEFAILPGDAVEKIEKIIKNSVLVAHNANFDFNFLNQFFKKHAQKSVENPIIDTLEVSRFLNPSEKSHSLKNVAKRFEIYYDDEVAHRADYDAQILSNVWRNFLNTLQNQNIHDLEQLSSVKNSIFDIRPEKVFPKQLTILAKNQIGLKKLYKLVSLANTENLISRPLIFYDKMEKDPDLLVGSGGIDSLLIQNLLYFGPDSVEKFEKIFDFIEVPPPTAFVHLVKREIFTQNQIEDLIKNLLNLAKKLKIPAVAIGDVRYCQSREKIFHELYIYAKGVGGVNHHLFDHQEKERKDPKNSHIFPDKHFFTTDELKKQFEFLQNPELVDEFVVKNSNLIANSISDSIEIIKPGLHPPEFDNSEVNLKETVYKNAYKKYGNPLPEIIKTRIEKELIPIIQHGFHVVYWISKRIVDEAKSQGAIVDSRGSVGSSIVAYLTGITDVNPLLPHYLCQKCSKVEFFDSQEFLSGYDLLDKECQNCGQLMDKDGHNIPFETFLGFNAEKVPDIDLNFSGETQLKMHDFVRDLFGKDKTFRAGTILTNAEKTVFGLGRKLGEFKAMYDSKFDLNREVSYFTNTFLDFLATKAQGVKRTSGKHAGGIIVIPQNREIEDFTPINFPANNEKSDWKTTHFDYNALHDNLLKLDILGHDDPTILLHLEEITGVKSDQIPKSDHKILSLFTSAKELGIQPGQMLGEQTGTIGIPEFGTPFVRRMLQVAKVKSFADIVAVCGLAHGGGVWQNNAEVLISKKNHAINEVISCRDDIMIYLLRMKLDHLDAFNIMEKVRKGKGLTQGEIDILTEKKVPTWYIDSLQKIGYMFPKAHAVAYAMKAWKIAYFKLYHPLAFYSSYFSIRPDVKDIDTLIQPADKIEAKILTLQQKQTNQNGSGQALTPKEKDLIPFLEISLELKLRGFEIENVNLLMSDAQNWIVNKENNSLIPPFISVDGIGDINARKIIQARNLRPFSSIEDFQTRTDTNNTALKKLIQLGVFDKISKTTQVNLFD; translated from the coding sequence TTTTTTACAGATAAAGAAATCGTAATAGCCGGTCCAGCTAAATTTAAAATTTTCTTTTCAGATCCAGAAAGCTTTAATTCTTTTAAAGAGCATGAAAATAAATTGCTGAAAATAATAAAAAAAATTGGTCTAATTCATTTAGATCTAATTTTTATACTTGAAAACAGGCAATTACCACCTCAAAAAGAATTGAATATACCTATAGAAAGTGTTTTGGACACTTCACCACCTCAAACTTCTATTCGCAAGAAAAAAACCTCTAAAAAACATAGTAATTTTGAGCTTATTAATTTAAAATTCATTCGCTCACATAAGAATCCTAATGTTGAATTCCACGGTGAAATTTATAAAATTTCAACAATAAAATCAAAAAACGGTGGTCAAATTTTAAAAATTTATGTAAATGACTATGAATACACAGAAGCAGTTGTTGTTGATAAATTTTTGCGAGCAAATCAAAATGTTGACCTAAAAGTTGGCGATTTAGTAAAAATTCGTGCTGAAATTAAAGACACAACTTCGCGATATAAATCAAATATTGATCTAACTTTGTGTGACATTACTAAAATAGAAACATCTGACTTTTTCCCTGACCAAAATATTGATACTGCTAATGAAAAAAGAGTTGAAATTGCCGCTAGAACTTGAAAATCAACTATGGACGGAATCGCAAGTGCAAGTGCATATGTTCGTCATGCATTAAAAAATGGATATTCGGCAGTTGGAATAGCTGATTTAGATTCAGTCCAAGCTTTTCCTGAGTTTTATGCTGCTATTAAATCGACAAATATTAAGCCTATTTACGGTTCAACTTTTTCAACATATCCATCAAAAATTGAAAAAGTTTTAAATTTTAATGGTAAAAATCAGCAACTAAATTCAGCAAGATTTGTCATTTTCGACTTAGAAACAACCGGACTTTCATCATATTATAATGAAATTATTGAATTTGGTGTGCTTGTTTTTCAAGATGGAATTGAAATTGAAAAACATCAGTTTTTTATTAAACCATCACAAAAAATACCACATTTAATTACGAAAATTACTGGAATTACCCAGGAAATGATTGATGAATTCGCGATTTTGCCAGGTGATGCTGTTGAGAAAATAGAAAAAATTATTAAAAATTCTGTTCTAGTGGCCCATAATGCAAATTTTGACTTTAATTTTTTAAATCAATTTTTTAAAAAACATGCACAAAAATCAGTAGAAAATCCGATTATTGATACGCTCGAAGTAAGTCGTTTTTTGAATCCTTCTGAAAAAAGTCATAGTCTTAAAAATGTTGCAAAAAGATTTGAAATTTACTATGATGATGAGGTAGCTCACCGGGCAGATTATGATGCTCAAATTTTATCCAATGTTTGGAGAAATTTTCTTAATACATTACAAAACCAAAATATTCATGATTTAGAGCAACTTTCATCAGTAAAAAACTCAATTTTTGATATTCGTCCAGAAAAAGTTTTCCCAAAACAGTTGACAATATTAGCCAAAAATCAAATCGGGCTAAAAAAACTTTATAAATTAGTATCGCTAGCAAACACAGAAAATTTAATTTCTCGTCCGCTAATTTTTTATGACAAAATGGAAAAAGACCCTGATTTATTGGTAGGTTCAGGAGGAATCGATTCGCTTTTGATCCAGAATTTACTCTATTTTGGACCTGACAGTGTTGAAAAATTTGAAAAAATATTCGATTTTATCGAAGTTCCACCTCCAACTGCGTTTGTTCATTTAGTAAAACGCGAAATTTTTACACAAAATCAGATTGAAGATTTGATAAAAAACCTGTTGAATTTGGCAAAAAAATTAAAAATTCCAGCTGTTGCAATTGGTGATGTTCGTTATTGCCAGTCTCGTGAAAAAATTTTTCATGAACTTTATATTTATGCAAAAGGTGTTGGCGGAGTCAACCATCATTTGTTCGATCATCAAGAAAAAGAACGAAAAGACCCTAAAAACAGTCATATTTTTCCTGATAAACATTTTTTTACAACTGATGAGTTAAAAAAACAGTTTGAATTTTTGCAAAATCCTGAATTAGTTGATGAATTTGTGGTAAAAAACTCTAATTTAATTGCTAATTCAATTTCAGATAGTATTGAAATTATCAAACCTGGCCTTCACCCGCCAGAATTTGATAATTCTGAAGTTAATTTAAAAGAAACTGTTTACAAAAATGCATATAAAAAATACGGAAATCCATTGCCAGAAATAATCAAAACTAGAATAGAAAAGGAACTTATTCCAATCATTCAGCACGGTTTTCACGTTGTTTATTGAATTTCAAAGCGAATAGTCGATGAAGCCAAATCTCAAGGTGCAATTGTCGATTCTCGTGGGTCGGTAGGTTCTTCTATTGTAGCATATTTGACTGGAATTACAGATGTAAACCCACTTTTACCGCATTATTTGTGCCAAAAATGCTCTAAAGTGGAATTTTTTGACTCACAAGAATTTTTATCAGGATATGATTTACTAGACAAAGAATGTCAAAATTGTGGTCAACTTATGGATAAAGACGGTCATAACATCCCTTTTGAGACTTTTTTAGGATTTAATGCCGAAAAAGTTCCTGACATTGATCTAAATTTTTCAGGTGAAACGCAACTTAAAATGCATGATTTTGTTCGTGACCTTTTTGGAAAAGATAAAACATTTCGTGCTGGAACTATTTTGACAAATGCCGAAAAAACTGTTTTTGGTCTAGGGAGAAAACTTGGCGAATTTAAGGCAATGTATGATTCAAAATTTGATCTTAACCGTGAAGTTTCATATTTTACAAATACATTTCTCGATTTTCTAGCCACAAAAGCCCAAGGTGTAAAACGAACATCAGGAAAACACGCTGGTGGAATTATAGTCATCCCTCAAAACCGTGAAATAGAAGATTTTACCCCTATTAATTTTCCGGCAAATAATGAAAAATCTGACTGAAAAACAACGCATTTTGATTATAATGCGCTTCATGATAACCTTTTAAAACTAGATATTTTAGGTCATGATGATCCGACAATTTTGCTTCATTTAGAGGAAATTACTGGAGTAAAATCGGATCAAATTCCAAAAAGTGACCATAAAATCTTATCACTTTTTACCTCAGCAAAAGAATTAGGTATACAACCAGGTCAAATGCTTGGCGAGCAGACAGGAACAATTGGAATTCCAGAATTTGGGACTCCTTTTGTTAGAAGAATGCTTCAAGTTGCAAAGGTAAAATCTTTTGCTGATATTGTTGCAGTTTGTGGTCTTGCCCACGGAGGTGGAGTCTGGCAAAATAATGCTGAAGTGCTAATTTCCAAAAAAAACCACGCAATTAACGAGGTAATTTCCTGTCGTGACGATATTATGATTTATCTTTTAAGAATGAAACTAGATCATCTTGATGCTTTTAATATTATGGAAAAAGTTCGAAAAGGAAAAGGACTTACACAAGGCGAAATTGATATTTTAACTGAAAAAAAGGTGCCAACTTGGTATATTGACTCATTGCAAAAAATTGGCTATATGTTTCCAAAAGCCCACGCGGTTGCTTATGCAATGAAAGCTTGAAAAATTGCATATTTTAAACTATATCACCCACTTGCATTTTATTCATCATATTTTTCTATCAGACCTGATGTTAAAGATATTGATACATTAATTCAACCGGCGGACAAAATTGAGGCTAAAATTCTGACACTACAACAAAAGCAAACAAATCAAAACGGATCAGGCCAAGCTTTAACCCCAAAAGAAAAGGATTTAATTCCCTTTTTAGAAATCAGTCTTGAACTAAAACTACGAGGATTTGAAATTGAAAATGTTAATCTTTTAATGTCAGATGCTCAAAATTGAATTGTTAATAAAGAAAATAATTCATTAATTCCACCATTTATTTCAGTTGATGGAATTGGTGATATTAATGCCCGAAAAATCATTCAAGCCCGTAATTTACGACCTTTTTCGTCAATTGAAGATTTTCAAACCAGGACAGACACAAATAATACAGCGCTAAAAAAATTAATACAATTGGGAGTTTTTGATAAAATTTCTAAGACAACACAAGTAAATTTATTTGATTAA